The Microbacterium forte sequence GATGATCGCACTCATGGTTCTGCCGCTGAGCAACCGCACGTTCCGGCGGCTCGCCCTCGTGCCGAAGACCTGACTCCCGCTGACCTCCGTGAGGGGTGCGATGCGCCCGCACAAACGACGAAAGCCCTCGGAGAACCGAGGGCTTTCGCTTGTTGTGACCCCAGCGGGATTCGAACCCGCGTTACCGCCGTGAGAGGGCAGCGTACTAGGCCGCTATACGATGGGGCCGTCTGGCGGAACGTTTCCGTGCCGCGACAACTCAACAAGTATGCCATGACGATTCTCGCGCCGCCAAATCGAGCCGAGCCCTCGTCGATTCCCGGGCGTGGCGCGCTGGATCGGCGGTTTGCCAGAGACGCCGTGAAGGAGTTGACTCACCTCATGCGCATCACGAAATTCGAACATGCCGCTCTTCGCATTCAGCAGGGCGATGACACCCTCCTCATCGACCCGGGTTCGTTCACCGCTCCCCTGAACGACCTCTCGGGTCTCGTCGCCGTAGTGATCACCCACGAGCACCCCGACCACTGGACGCCCGAGCACCTGGATCGGATCCTCCGCGCCGCCCCCGGCACTCCGATCTACGCCCCTGCAGGCGTCGCACGTGCGGCCGAGGGCTATGACATCTCGGAGGTCGCTCCGGGCGACACCGTGGAGGTGGGAGCGTTCACGCTCCGTTTCTTCGGCGGCACGCACGAGGTGATCCACTCCTCACTCCCCGCTGTCGAGAATGTCGGCGTGCTGGTCAATGAGGTCTTCTACTACCCCGGCGACTCCTACGCGGTTCCGGAGGGTGTCGAGGTCGGCACGCTCGCCGCTCCACTCGGTGCGCCATGGCTGAAGATCGGCGAGGCGATGGACTACGTTCTCGCCGTGCGCCCGCGTCGGGCGTTCGGCACTCACGACATGACCCTGTCGGTCGCAGGCAAGACGATGCACCGGCAGCGGCTGCAGTGGGCGACCGAGCAGGGTGGCGGAGAGTTCTCGGTCCTCGAGCCGGGCGACTCGCTCGACATCTGACCGTGGCGGACTCCCCCTCCGCCGAATACTCGCTCGATGAGAGCGGCGTACGAGACCTTCTCCGGCGGACGAGCCCTGATCTCGCCGGTCTGCCACTGAGGCTGTTCGCCGACGGCTGGGACAACTCGATGTGGAGGCTCGGGTCGGAGCTCCTCGTGCGACTGCCTCGCCGCGACCTCGCCGTGCCGCTCATCGCGAACGAGCAGCGTGCGCTCCCCGCGATCGGACCGGCGCTGGCGGCCATCGGCATCCGCACCCCGGTGCCGCTGATCTCCG is a genomic window containing:
- a CDS encoding MBL fold metallo-hydrolase, whose protein sequence is MRITKFEHAALRIQQGDDTLLIDPGSFTAPLNDLSGLVAVVITHEHPDHWTPEHLDRILRAAPGTPIYAPAGVARAAEGYDISEVAPGDTVEVGAFTLRFFGGTHEVIHSSLPAVENVGVLVNEVFYYPGDSYAVPEGVEVGTLAAPLGAPWLKIGEAMDYVLAVRPRRAFGTHDMTLSVAGKTMHRQRLQWATEQGGGEFSVLEPGDSLDI